A genome region from Novipirellula galeiformis includes the following:
- a CDS encoding amidohydrolase family protein: MLDKHLMLIDCHHHLWTYSAEQYGWISDDMSRLKRDFLAPELHSIARNAASKDAASNDAAVTGFVSVQARQSLQETDELLDIAASERLIRGVVGWVPLAAADIQDVLDRYAGAELLKGVRHVVQDEPDDRFLLGRDFNRGVAQLKDHGLVYDVLILARQLPAAIEFANQHPAQPFVLNHIAKPEIKKSEFDRTWEFHLRELAKHDNMTCKFSGIATQVRDETWDIETLRPYWDVALDAFGPQRLMYASDWPVCLLACEYQRWLTVVRELASELSPSEQADFFANNAIRVYGL, translated from the coding sequence TTGTTGGATAAACATTTGATGTTGATCGATTGCCATCACCACCTGTGGACCTATTCGGCCGAGCAATACGGGTGGATTTCAGACGACATGTCGCGGTTGAAGCGGGATTTTCTGGCGCCGGAATTGCATTCGATTGCAAGAAATGCAGCTTCAAAGGACGCAGCTTCAAATGACGCAGCAGTGACCGGATTCGTTTCGGTTCAAGCGAGACAATCGTTACAGGAAACCGACGAATTGCTTGACATTGCCGCTAGCGAACGCCTCATTCGCGGCGTCGTCGGTTGGGTTCCGCTCGCGGCGGCCGACATCCAAGACGTGTTGGACCGCTACGCCGGGGCTGAACTGCTCAAAGGGGTTCGGCATGTCGTGCAAGACGAACCCGACGATCGATTCTTGTTGGGACGTGACTTCAACCGTGGAGTAGCCCAATTGAAGGACCATGGCTTGGTCTACGATGTTTTGATTTTGGCCCGACAATTACCTGCGGCGATCGAGTTTGCCAACCAGCATCCCGCACAGCCATTTGTACTCAATCACATCGCCAAGCCTGAGATTAAGAAGTCCGAGTTCGATCGAACTTGGGAATTCCATCTTCGTGAACTCGCGAAACACGATAACATGACCTGCAAATTCTCAGGCATTGCGACCCAAGTGCGTGATGAGACTTGGGACATCGAAACGCTACGCCCCTATTGGGATGTGGCGTTGGACGCTTTCGGGCCGCAGCGGTTGATGTACGCCAGCGATTGGCCGGTTTGCTTGTTGGCCTGCGAGTATCAACGTTGGTTGACGGTGGTTCGTGAATTGGCAAGCGAATTGTCGCCAAGCGAGCAAGCCGATTTCTTCGCAAACAACGCAATTCGCGTTTACGGGCTCTAA
- a CDS encoding superoxide dismutase family protein: protein MQLGLMKTATAMAFVAIAAFFTAPVASADDHKHDKKHDHAHGELPTLGICVLMPTKGNKTRGTLRLVQKGDALTITGQVRNLTPGEHGFHIHEFGDRRAADGTSAGGHYNPDGHEHGGPGAHSHAGDLGNILANADGVANVNITTKDTALHFILGRSFVVHAGADDLKSQPSGDAGPRVAVGIVGIGNQGFKPNAKK from the coding sequence ATGCAACTTGGATTAATGAAAACAGCAACGGCGATGGCATTCGTTGCGATCGCAGCCTTTTTCACTGCTCCGGTCGCCAGCGCCGACGATCACAAACACGACAAAAAGCATGATCACGCCCACGGCGAACTGCCCACCCTCGGCATTTGCGTGCTGATGCCAACCAAAGGCAACAAAACGCGTGGCACGCTGCGCTTGGTACAAAAAGGGGATGCATTGACGATTACCGGGCAAGTCCGCAACTTGACGCCCGGCGAACATGGATTCCACATTCATGAATTTGGCGATCGACGCGCTGCGGATGGAACCTCCGCAGGCGGTCACTACAACCCCGACGGACACGAACACGGTGGCCCTGGAGCCCACAGCCACGCGGGCGACCTCGGCAATATCCTGGCCAATGCCGATGGGGTTGCGAATGTCAACATCACGACCAAGGACACCGCATTGCACTTTATCCTCGGACGCTCGTTCGTCGTGCATGCAGGCGCGGACGATCTGAAGAGCCAACCTTCGGGCGATGCTGGCCCACGCGTTGCCGTTGGAATCGTTGGAATCGGCAATCAAGGCTTCAAGCCCAACGCTAAAAAATAA
- a CDS encoding sigma-70 family RNA polymerase sigma factor, translating into MSQSEILSSDHDTEVDTELAESRIRPSKQTPSRSSAAQSPLETYLREINETALLTADDETELATRIAQGDALARDRMVRANLRLVVNIARGYTGKGLGLQDLIEEGNLGLLRAVEGFDPTMGTRFSTYASYWIKQSIKRALINSAKTIRIPAYMVELLSKWRRATARLSEDLGRTPSNEEIARLLGLPKKKLPIIRKAIRISNSTPQSDQSESGWSLGDMVMDERLKAPDEEMLDHDILRHAMELLGNLEEREATVLKLRFGLDGCDPKTLKEIGAELGLTRERVRQIETEALRRLADGLSDPHERMFG; encoded by the coding sequence ATGTCACAATCCGAAATACTTTCTAGCGATCACGACACCGAAGTGGACACCGAACTAGCGGAGTCCCGAATTCGCCCGTCAAAGCAAACGCCTTCGCGCAGCAGTGCGGCCCAGTCTCCCCTGGAAACGTACCTGCGTGAGATTAACGAGACCGCCCTGTTGACGGCGGATGACGAAACCGAACTGGCGACCCGAATTGCGCAGGGCGACGCCTTGGCTCGCGATCGCATGGTGCGAGCCAATTTGCGTTTAGTCGTGAACATCGCTCGCGGCTACACCGGCAAAGGCTTGGGGCTGCAAGATTTAATCGAAGAAGGCAACCTAGGTTTGCTGCGAGCCGTCGAAGGTTTCGACCCCACGATGGGAACGCGATTTAGCACGTACGCCAGTTACTGGATCAAGCAATCGATTAAACGGGCGTTGATCAACAGTGCCAAAACGATTCGCATTCCCGCCTACATGGTCGAATTGCTGAGCAAGTGGCGAAGAGCTACAGCGCGTTTGAGCGAAGACCTTGGACGCACTCCGTCCAACGAAGAGATCGCCCGCCTATTGGGATTGCCCAAGAAGAAGTTGCCGATCATTCGCAAGGCGATCCGGATTAGCAACAGCACACCGCAAAGCGATCAAAGCGAATCGGGTTGGTCGCTCGGCGACATGGTCATGGACGAGCGTTTGAAGGCGCCCGACGAGGAGATGCTCGATCACGACATCCTTCGTCATGCGATGGAATTGCTCGGAAACCTCGAAGAGCGTGAAGCGACGGTGTTGAAGTTGCGATTTGGGCTCGATGGCTGCGATCCGAAAACGTTGAAGGAAATCGGTGCCGAGCTAGGTTTGACACGCGAACGCGTTCGTCAAATCGAAACCGAAGCGTTGCGACGCCTCGCTGATGGTTTGTCCGATCCGCACGAACGCATGTTCGGCTAA
- a CDS encoding leucine-rich repeat domain-containing protein, whose translation MPLLPRPIAFFALVWLVVPAIAVYGQETPADPPAAETEVAKPLFPDTALEAAVRAEVFAKRNNQEPITKEDVATISRVVASGKKIKSLEGLEHCPALMMLDLADNEITDLKPIAGLKRLQSVTLANNKITDIAPLAELTAMQLLDLSGNQLSDTSALGKMANLRTLYLAKNQLKSIDGIKGLSKIWSLDVSENQLTDLAPVAKLTWLSTLDIAGNQIASLEPLTGLGELNMLIMQRNQVSDLSPLVEMCRKDFQGDRRFAPFLQVFLSENPIEAKKLETQRSELLSFGVKVTEK comes from the coding sequence ATGCCCTTGCTCCCTCGCCCGATTGCTTTTTTTGCCCTCGTCTGGCTTGTGGTTCCTGCCATCGCCGTTTACGGCCAAGAGACGCCTGCGGATCCGCCCGCTGCGGAAACCGAGGTCGCCAAACCGTTGTTTCCCGACACGGCGCTAGAAGCGGCCGTGCGAGCCGAAGTTTTCGCGAAACGCAACAATCAAGAGCCCATCACCAAGGAAGACGTTGCCACCATTTCACGCGTGGTCGCGTCGGGCAAGAAGATCAAGAGTCTAGAGGGACTCGAGCATTGTCCCGCACTGATGATGCTCGATCTTGCCGACAACGAAATCACCGACCTGAAACCGATTGCCGGACTCAAACGGTTGCAATCGGTCACGCTCGCCAATAACAAGATCACGGACATCGCGCCGCTAGCGGAATTGACGGCGATGCAACTGTTGGATCTGTCGGGCAACCAACTCAGCGATACATCCGCATTGGGCAAGATGGCGAACCTGAGAACGTTGTATTTGGCCAAAAACCAGTTGAAGTCGATCGACGGAATCAAGGGTCTCAGCAAGATCTGGTCGTTGGATGTGTCGGAGAACCAACTCACCGATCTCGCTCCCGTCGCTAAGTTGACTTGGCTTTCCACTCTCGACATCGCCGGCAACCAAATCGCGTCACTGGAGCCGCTCACCGGGCTCGGCGAATTGAATATGTTGATCATGCAACGCAATCAGGTGAGCGACCTTTCCCCTTTGGTGGAAATGTGCCGCAAGGATTTCCAAGGGGACCGGCGCTTCGCTCCGTTTCTGCAGGTTTTCCTCAGCGAAAATCCGATCGAAGCGAAAAAGCTTGAAACGCAGCGCAGCGAACTTCTGTCGTTCGGTGTCAAAGTCACCGAAAAATAA
- a CDS encoding M90 family metallopeptidase, which produces MWSFFRNRRRRKLLAVALPPLQLEILKRNVPAFNRLSEEKQQRMLDCVRIMIAEQHWEGCERLVVSAEMKTTIAGHAALMLLCSGDYYFDSVSSILVYPSVMVRNHDGVIEHTVGEAWDNGGVILSWPEVLQAANHRDGDNVVIHEFAHHLDGLDGEMGGSISFDTSRDQSEWEHVARTEFQQHVQAVEAGRRTLIDPYGATNEAEFFAVASECFFERPAPLHDRHQALFTLLKSYYRVDPRDWH; this is translated from the coding sequence ATGTGGTCCTTCTTTCGCAACCGTCGTCGACGAAAGTTGCTGGCGGTTGCATTGCCACCCCTGCAACTCGAAATTCTGAAACGCAACGTTCCCGCTTTCAACCGCTTGTCGGAGGAGAAGCAACAGCGGATGCTTGATTGCGTTCGCATCATGATCGCCGAACAACACTGGGAAGGTTGCGAGCGATTGGTGGTGTCCGCCGAGATGAAAACGACCATCGCCGGCCACGCCGCGCTGATGCTGCTGTGCTCAGGCGATTATTACTTCGACAGCGTGAGTTCGATCTTGGTCTATCCGAGCGTCATGGTGCGAAACCATGACGGCGTCATCGAACACACCGTTGGCGAAGCCTGGGACAACGGTGGCGTGATCCTATCGTGGCCCGAAGTGCTGCAGGCAGCCAATCATCGCGATGGCGACAATGTGGTCATCCACGAGTTTGCTCATCACTTGGACGGATTGGATGGCGAAATGGGAGGCTCGATTTCTTTCGACACAAGCCGCGATCAAAGCGAGTGGGAGCACGTCGCGAGAACGGAATTCCAGCAACACGTCCAAGCGGTCGAAGCGGGACGGCGAACGCTAATCGATCCCTACGGCGCAACCAATGAAGCGGAGTTCTTTGCGGTCGCGAGCGAATGTTTTTTCGAACGCCCCGCACCGCTGCACGACCGCCATCAGGCGTTGTTCACGCTGCTGAAATCGTACTACCGAGTCGATCCACGCGATTGGCATTAA
- a CDS encoding Dabb family protein, translating to MTRLAHHVFFTLKDRSDEAVETLVQACLEYLDNHPGLVDFAVGTREKELARPVNHDFDVSLHTVFVDRAAHDAYQVAERHLQFIAENKASWAEVKVCDSNLR from the coding sequence ATGACTCGATTGGCACATCACGTTTTCTTCACCCTCAAAGACCGCAGCGACGAAGCCGTCGAGACACTCGTCCAAGCCTGCCTAGAATATCTGGACAATCATCCGGGGCTGGTCGATTTCGCCGTGGGAACACGCGAAAAAGAGCTTGCTCGTCCGGTCAATCACGACTTTGATGTTTCGCTGCACACCGTGTTTGTCGATCGCGCCGCCCACGATGCCTACCAAGTTGCCGAACGGCACTTGCAATTCATTGCCGAGAACAAAGCGAGTTGGGCGGAAGTCAAAGTGTGTGACAGCAACCTACGCTAG
- a CDS encoding FHA domain-containing protein: MNGNSPFSLFSIYSDSNGKTWIVEFEDEDSKPKFAGAYGQLTPCGGGDPIPLIKDRLLVGRRNECDIQLKFANVSSHHCRLTLEHGYWFIRDLNSRNGLKVDGRPVQRKRIDPNSKVSIARHEYLIEYEPQMLGAYGPPPADDDYLEDLMKSSLMDRAGLARRDPKSPSSNRNRSE; this comes from the coding sequence ATGAACGGTAATTCACCGTTTTCGTTATTCTCTATTTATTCGGACTCTAACGGGAAGACTTGGATCGTGGAATTTGAAGACGAAGATTCAAAACCTAAATTTGCGGGAGCTTACGGACAGCTTACCCCTTGTGGCGGTGGCGATCCGATTCCGCTTATCAAAGACCGACTGTTGGTCGGACGTCGTAATGAATGCGATATCCAGTTGAAGTTCGCCAATGTTTCGAGCCACCATTGCCGGTTGACGCTTGAGCACGGCTATTGGTTTATTCGCGACTTGAATAGCCGCAATGGCTTGAAGGTCGATGGTCGGCCGGTTCAGCGTAAGCGAATCGACCCCAATAGCAAAGTGTCCATCGCCCGCCACGAATACCTAATCGAATATGAACCGCAAATGTTGGGGGCCTACGGGCCGCCGCCAGCGGATGATGACTATCTCGAAGATTTGATGAAGAGTTCCTTGATGGACCGAGCCGGTTTGGCGCGACGTGATCCCAAGAGCCCCTCTTCAAACCGGAATCGAAGCGAGTAA
- a CDS encoding TIGR01212 family radical SAM protein (This family includes YhcC from E. coli K-12, an uncharacterized radical SAM protein.) has product MATACKLIDPDSNERLRWQSEKLPFNAFGASLRRQFGGRIQRVSIDAGFTCPNVDGAVARGGCNFCDNRSFSPSRRVRLKQVSEQLATGIETVTQRYDKVAGFIAYFQPATNTYAPVEQLEEVFRLSLSISDRVVGLAVGTRPDCVPESVLELLERLSQETYVSLEFGMQTIHEPGLRWMNRAHDHASMINAIDRSRGRGFECCSHVILGIPGETHAMMMETAVEIGRLGFDAIKLHNLYAVEGTPLGDQVKSGEITLIEREEYIHTVVDFLERIPPEVIVERVSGDAPPNFLIEPKWCLEKSSLRLAIEQEFKRRGTRQGSHYTAPDILPHLRPRPADETPEAIRAQIDLRRRLPVLKMEQK; this is encoded by the coding sequence ATGGCAACGGCTTGTAAATTGATCGACCCAGATTCCAACGAACGATTGCGATGGCAGTCGGAAAAATTGCCTTTTAACGCTTTTGGCGCGTCGCTCCGCCGTCAATTTGGCGGGCGAATCCAACGCGTTAGCATTGATGCGGGGTTCACCTGCCCCAATGTGGACGGTGCCGTGGCGCGAGGGGGATGCAATTTTTGTGACAATCGCTCCTTCAGCCCGTCACGCCGCGTCCGTTTGAAGCAGGTCAGTGAACAGCTTGCCACCGGGATTGAAACCGTCACCCAACGGTACGACAAAGTGGCAGGTTTCATTGCCTATTTCCAACCCGCGACGAACACGTATGCCCCCGTTGAACAGCTCGAAGAGGTGTTCCGATTGTCGCTTTCGATCAGCGACCGGGTGGTGGGATTGGCGGTCGGAACACGCCCGGACTGTGTCCCCGAAAGCGTGCTCGAGCTGCTCGAAAGACTGAGCCAAGAGACCTACGTTTCCTTGGAATTCGGCATGCAAACGATTCACGAACCGGGGCTTCGTTGGATGAATCGCGCCCATGACCACGCGAGCATGATCAATGCGATCGACCGCAGCCGGGGGCGAGGATTCGAATGTTGTAGCCATGTGATTCTCGGCATTCCTGGGGAAACTCACGCGATGATGATGGAAACGGCCGTCGAGATTGGTCGTCTCGGGTTCGATGCGATCAAATTGCACAACCTCTACGCCGTCGAGGGAACCCCGCTGGGAGACCAGGTGAAGAGCGGTGAAATCACCCTGATCGAGCGAGAGGAATACATCCACACGGTGGTCGACTTTCTGGAGCGGATTCCGCCGGAGGTGATCGTGGAGCGTGTGAGTGGCGATGCCCCCCCCAATTTTCTGATTGAACCGAAATGGTGTTTAGAAAAGTCGTCCCTGCGGCTGGCGATTGAGCAGGAATTCAAACGCCGCGGCACACGTCAGGGCTCGCACTACACGGCGCCCGACATCCTGCCTCACCTACGCCCTCGGCCTGCGGATGAAACCCCCGAGGCGATTCGCGCTCAAATTGACCTGCGACGCCGATTGCCAGTGCTAAAGATGGAACAAAAGTAA
- the cimA gene encoding citramalate synthase: MNAKPILIYDTTLRDGSQGEGVSFSLQDKLNIAERLAEIGIDFIEGGYPLSNEKDVAFFREIKKRDLGQSKVCAFGMTRRKSMQAKDDPGMKALVEAGTPCITLVGKTWDYHATEVLRVTLEENLAMIGESAEFLSRNAELIYDAEHFFDGYHANPEYAIKTLKAAAAGGATWLSLCDTNGGTLPERVSEVTRAAIEALADYNVQIGIHCHNDCELAVANSLAAVDAGATQVQGTINGIGERCGNVDLISMISNLALKKKGFTVLGGRSLKPLTQLSRFVYETANLQWRNSQPFVGQSAFAHKGGMHVHAINKAAKTYEHIDPALIGNERRILVSELSGRSNITALATKHKLEDDRELMDKILAEVVRLENQGYQFENAGASFDLLIKRIAGSYTPHFETIKYRVVAGDRNTEGEASGVFAEAIIKLKVGDALWFDAAEGHGPVNALDAALRKALSDEYPQLAEMRLTDYKVRVVDSGSGTAASIRVNIESTDEHESWGTIGVSENIIEASWNALVDAVEYKLHKSTP; the protein is encoded by the coding sequence ATGAACGCCAAACCTATCTTGATCTACGACACAACCCTGAGAGATGGCTCGCAGGGTGAAGGGGTTAGTTTTTCACTTCAAGACAAGCTAAACATCGCGGAGCGTCTGGCGGAAATTGGCATCGATTTCATCGAAGGGGGCTACCCCCTTTCGAACGAAAAGGACGTAGCCTTTTTTCGTGAAATCAAAAAACGCGACCTCGGCCAGAGCAAGGTTTGCGCGTTCGGTATGACGCGTCGCAAATCGATGCAGGCGAAAGACGACCCTGGGATGAAGGCGTTGGTCGAAGCGGGAACCCCCTGCATCACGTTGGTGGGCAAAACGTGGGACTACCACGCCACCGAAGTGCTTCGTGTCACGCTCGAAGAAAACTTGGCGATGATCGGCGAGAGTGCCGAATTCCTCTCCCGCAATGCCGAATTGATCTACGACGCGGAGCATTTTTTTGATGGGTATCATGCGAATCCCGAGTACGCGATCAAGACGTTAAAGGCAGCTGCGGCCGGTGGCGCGACTTGGCTAAGCCTTTGTGACACTAACGGAGGCACGCTTCCCGAACGCGTCAGCGAAGTCACGCGTGCGGCAATCGAAGCATTGGCCGACTACAACGTCCAAATCGGAATCCATTGTCACAACGATTGCGAACTCGCCGTCGCCAATTCCTTGGCCGCCGTCGACGCCGGAGCGACTCAAGTTCAAGGAACGATCAACGGCATCGGCGAGCGGTGCGGTAACGTCGACCTGATCTCGATGATTTCGAACCTGGCACTCAAGAAGAAGGGCTTCACGGTGCTGGGTGGCCGCTCGCTCAAACCGCTAACGCAACTGAGCCGCTTTGTTTACGAAACCGCCAACCTTCAATGGCGAAACAGTCAACCGTTTGTTGGGCAAAGCGCCTTCGCCCACAAGGGCGGCATGCATGTCCACGCGATTAATAAAGCGGCGAAAACCTACGAGCATATCGACCCCGCGTTGATCGGAAATGAACGTCGGATTTTGGTCAGCGAACTCTCGGGGCGAAGCAACATCACGGCACTGGCGACGAAACACAAACTCGAAGACGATCGAGAGTTGATGGACAAAATTTTGGCGGAAGTCGTGCGGCTGGAAAACCAAGGCTACCAATTCGAGAACGCCGGAGCCTCCTTCGATCTGTTGATCAAACGAATCGCCGGTTCCTACACGCCTCATTTCGAAACCATCAAATACCGTGTCGTGGCCGGAGACCGAAACACCGAAGGCGAAGCGAGCGGGGTGTTCGCCGAGGCGATCATTAAACTGAAAGTGGGCGACGCGTTATGGTTTGATGCCGCCGAGGGGCACGGACCGGTCAATGCACTCGATGCTGCACTCCGCAAGGCGCTGTCGGATGAGTACCCGCAGCTCGCTGAAATGCGTTTAACGGACTACAAAGTGCGCGTCGTCGATTCCGGTTCCGGTACCGCAGCATCGATCCGCGTGAACATTGAAAGCACGGACGAGCACGAATCGTGGGGCACGATCGGCGTGAGTGAAAACATTATCGAAGCGAGCTGGAATGCGCTCGTCGATGCCGTCGAGTACAAACTGCACAAATCCACCCCCTAA
- a CDS encoding valine--tRNA ligase: protein MTIPTRFDHSDAAADIAKAWEDARCAHAEPNPNRKPFTIVIPPPNVTGALHLGHGLNNTLQDIVVRTKRMQGFEALWMPGTDHAGIATQAVVEKRLKEQENKTRHDLGREALVQRIWDWKEQYEKRILGQLKRMGCSCDWERTRFTLDDRCAAAVRATFFDLFSKKRIYRGKRLVNWDTYLQTAVSDDEVISKTEKGHFWHLFYPVVDPKPGEPTRIEIATTRPETMLGDTAIAVHPDPEAAFDKIEAELKAKLESASANEKTELNKQIDALAERRKTMLPQLIQLRDMALDGRKVTLPLMNREIPIVADEWAKPEMGTGCVKITPAHDPNDYEVGKRVGLAMINILNSDGTMNSEAGVYEGLTIKKTRVKVLEDLEALDLVGEVEDREIELPLSDRSKTPIEPYLADQWFVAMEELAQSAMDAVTSEEVKIFPTRYRKGYLDWLSEKRDWPVSRQLWWGHQIPIWSLSGVASDSANAASEQLTTFPEYASGKISHRVDENEDGTYSLFVCLRSEDAALEAKVEALGLVRDPDVLDTWFSSALWPHSTLGWPEQTAELEYFYPTSTLITSRDIITLWVARMVLMGLNNVGKVPFSEVFIHPKILDGLGETMSKSKGNGVDPIDVIEKFGPDALRFGLARLATETQDVRMPVQYECPHCEKLIDQTKKNRALHTVECPACKKTFSTQWAESASDKAFPRAAVVSERFETARNFVNKLWNAARFALMNFEGYSAQEINVAELPLEDRWLLSRLSTVTKQVTEATEHYRFAEASRILYDFAWDEFCSFYVEIAKPRLADDSLRAVTQSVIAHGLDTLLRLLHPITPFVTESIWGYLNEAAPKRGLPVPVEAPKFVMTASWPIADASHYDEGIERQFNEFQEVVGAIRRIRASQNIAPRDTVPVAIRCSESSQALLEPMRAYFQGLAGAEVLELGSHAKPFEIDAPLAISGLDIDVHVDLEQFIDVEAELSRLQKLLDQIVKQISGKQQKLSNENFVSRAPEEVVAKERESLDDLKRQHESVENDIVRLKSKAV from the coding sequence ATGACGATTCCGACTCGATTTGATCATTCGGACGCAGCGGCGGACATTGCCAAAGCCTGGGAAGACGCGCGGTGTGCTCACGCCGAACCCAACCCGAACCGCAAACCTTTCACGATCGTAATCCCGCCACCGAACGTGACCGGGGCGTTGCACCTCGGGCATGGTTTGAACAATACGCTGCAAGACATCGTCGTTCGGACCAAACGGATGCAAGGGTTTGAAGCATTGTGGATGCCGGGCACCGATCATGCCGGGATCGCAACACAAGCGGTGGTCGAAAAGCGATTGAAGGAACAAGAAAACAAGACGCGTCACGACTTGGGTCGCGAAGCGTTGGTGCAACGGATCTGGGACTGGAAAGAACAATACGAAAAACGGATCCTCGGCCAACTAAAGCGGATGGGTTGCAGTTGCGATTGGGAGCGGACCCGGTTCACGTTGGACGATCGCTGCGCCGCCGCAGTGCGCGCGACCTTCTTCGATCTGTTTAGCAAAAAACGCATCTATCGCGGCAAACGACTCGTCAACTGGGATACCTATTTGCAGACGGCCGTCAGCGATGACGAAGTGATCAGCAAAACCGAGAAAGGTCACTTTTGGCATCTGTTCTATCCTGTCGTGGATCCCAAACCGGGAGAACCGACACGGATCGAAATCGCGACGACTCGTCCGGAAACCATGCTGGGCGATACCGCCATCGCGGTCCATCCCGATCCCGAGGCCGCCTTCGACAAAATCGAGGCCGAGCTCAAAGCGAAACTCGAATCGGCCTCGGCCAATGAGAAAACCGAGCTCAACAAACAAATCGATGCATTAGCCGAACGCCGCAAGACGATGCTACCGCAATTGATCCAATTGCGAGACATGGCCCTGGACGGTCGCAAGGTGACCTTGCCACTGATGAATCGCGAGATTCCGATTGTTGCTGACGAATGGGCGAAACCCGAAATGGGAACGGGATGCGTCAAGATCACCCCCGCACACGATCCCAATGACTACGAAGTGGGCAAACGCGTCGGCTTGGCGATGATCAACATCCTCAACTCGGACGGAACGATGAATTCCGAAGCGGGCGTTTACGAGGGTTTAACGATCAAGAAGACTCGCGTCAAAGTGCTCGAAGACCTCGAAGCACTCGACTTGGTCGGTGAGGTCGAGGACCGTGAAATTGAGCTTCCGCTTAGCGACCGCAGCAAGACGCCGATCGAGCCCTACCTCGCCGATCAATGGTTCGTCGCGATGGAAGAGCTCGCTCAATCAGCAATGGATGCGGTTACGAGTGAAGAGGTCAAAATCTTTCCAACCCGTTATCGCAAAGGCTACCTGGATTGGCTGAGCGAAAAACGCGACTGGCCCGTCAGCCGCCAATTGTGGTGGGGACACCAGATCCCGATCTGGTCTCTCAGCGGTGTGGCGTCGGATTCGGCCAACGCGGCTTCCGAACAACTTACGACGTTTCCCGAATATGCATCCGGCAAGATTTCGCACCGGGTTGATGAAAACGAAGACGGTACCTATTCGCTGTTCGTCTGCTTGCGTAGCGAAGACGCGGCGTTGGAAGCCAAGGTTGAAGCACTCGGATTGGTCCGTGACCCCGATGTTTTGGACACCTGGTTCTCGTCCGCCTTGTGGCCTCATAGCACTCTCGGATGGCCCGAACAAACGGCAGAGCTTGAGTACTTTTATCCCACCAGTACGCTGATTACCTCGCGTGACATCATCACGTTATGGGTCGCGCGGATGGTTTTGATGGGGCTCAATAACGTTGGCAAAGTGCCCTTCAGCGAAGTCTTTATTCATCCCAAAATCCTGGATGGATTAGGGGAAACGATGAGCAAGAGTAAAGGCAACGGAGTCGATCCGATCGACGTGATCGAAAAGTTTGGTCCCGATGCCTTGCGTTTTGGATTGGCACGATTGGCGACCGAGACGCAAGACGTGCGGATGCCGGTCCAGTACGAATGCCCGCACTGCGAAAAACTGATCGACCAAACCAAGAAAAACCGAGCACTACACACGGTCGAGTGCCCGGCGTGCAAGAAAACCTTCTCGACGCAATGGGCTGAATCGGCGTCCGACAAAGCGTTTCCTCGCGCCGCGGTAGTCAGTGAACGCTTTGAAACGGCCCGCAACTTCGTCAACAAATTGTGGAACGCGGCGCGGTTCGCGCTGATGAATTTCGAAGGTTATTCGGCGCAAGAAATCAATGTCGCAGAACTACCGCTCGAAGACCGATGGTTGTTGAGCCGTTTGTCGACCGTTACCAAACAAGTCACCGAAGCGACCGAACATTACCGCTTCGCCGAAGCTTCGCGCATTCTTTATGATTTCGCTTGGGACGAATTCTGTAGCTTTTACGTTGAGATCGCCAAGCCGCGATTGGCCGATGATTCCCTTCGCGCGGTCACTCAATCGGTAATCGCTCATGGGCTCGACACGTTGCTACGTCTGTTACACCCGATCACGCCCTTTGTCACCGAATCGATCTGGGGCTATTTGAACGAAGCCGCTCCGAAACGAGGATTGCCCGTACCGGTCGAAGCCCCCAAGTTCGTGATGACCGCGTCGTGGCCGATTGCCGATGCGTCACATTACGACGAAGGCATCGAGCGCCAATTCAATGAATTCCAAGAGGTGGTCGGAGCGATCCGGCGGATCCGGGCCAGCCAGAATATTGCTCCGCGCGATACCGTGCCGGTTGCCATCCGCTGTAGCGAGTCATCGCAAGCGTTGTTGGAACCGATGCGAGCCTATTTCCAAGGGCTCGCCGGCGCCGAGGTGCTCGAGTTGGGTTCCCATGCCAAGCCATTCGAAATTGACGCACCGCTTGCGATTAGCGGGTTGGATATCGACGTGCATGTCGACTTGGAACAGTTCATTGATGTGGAAGCCGAATTATCGCGTCTGCAAAAACTGCTCGACCAAATCGTCAAACAGATCAGCGGCAAACAACAAAAACTCTCCAACGAGAACTTTGTCTCGCGTGCGCCCGAAGAGGTGGTGGCCAAAGAGCGTGAGTCGTTGGATGATTTGAAACGGCAACACGAATCGGTTGAAAACGACATTGTGCGATTGAAGAGCAAAGCGGTCTAA